In Schizosaccharomyces osmophilus chromosome 1, complete sequence, the genomic window CTCGTCTGCTGTCCAAGTTACCCTCATCAATTTCAAGTTGAGCGTATGGAATGTTAGCAAGAGCGTCATTTAAAGGAGGGAAAGTTTGACGATAACAAACGTATGCAATGGTCATTCCCAGAAAACCGCCAACGACAATATCTTCTACGTGATGACGGTAATCCTCATTACGGCTAATACCTATCCAGGTAGCGAGCATCAATGGTAGAATAGGCATTACAATCGCCCAGGAAGAAGTCTTTTTGCGAAACATCCTCAATTGAGAGGCAATGATCAAGGAGAGATATCCAAGTCCtgcgaaagaaaaagccGTATGGCCAGAAGGAAAGGATCGTAATCCATCTTGCAGAGTATGACTCTCCCAAGATGTAGTACAAACATGGAGATCCACCAACCCGGTATGGGGAGATGAACTAAGAGGATCACAGCGAGCTATAAAGTCTGGGCGAGGTCTTCCCACTGTGTTTTTAATGACGGTTACGATGAGACCAGAAATCATGGTGGAGTAAAGTAAACCCATCAAGCTCTTCCAGAATAGAAGAGGACTTTTTCTGAATCTACCAAATCCATAAAGAATTAAGCCAGGTAAGGGAAGGGTAATTAgctgaaaaataaaaaggtcAGTcggtaaacaaaagaaaggagaGGAGGAGCATATCGTTCAATGGTATGACTCCAAGAATGCAACTAAGATAAACTTACCCCTAGGTACATTGTAGGTACTCGTTCATGTTTAGCATGAGGGTGAGAAATTGTTAAATCATCCAAAGAGAATTGCCTCTGAAAGGGAAGCATTGTAACATCCATAATGAAATAACACAACGAAACCAGAAGCAATACCGCATAATCTCCATAAAGGATCCataattctttcattttttcataatgTTCTCTAATTTCAACAGACATGTTGGCAATATCGCACGAATTGCCAGGTGTGTAAGTGGAAAGGAGTCTATATCAAGTATGAAGTAAAGTCTTGGATGTACATAGAAGGAAGCTTTGAAACCATCTTTTGTATaagaaattttaaaaacaataaaactaaattttgaaatcatcttttttgaaaacacaaaGGATTTCCATTCGAGCCATTCTGGCTATGTTATTACtagttttccaaataatGCATCGTAAGCTTACATCCACGGACATGCCATTTGCTAACTCCATTTACCTTTGAAGTTCCTTTGACACATTACCATTTACGTGTTTGCTTGGTCTGACAAACTGAGTCGAAAATTCTTACCCTCCCAATCTACTTCTTACTAGAAGTAGAATGAACGAATGCAAAAGTCTGTATAATTTGATGagaaatattaaaaataatttaccAAAGAATTGATTAATATAATGTTGAAAGAACACCCGCAAGCTCCTTTATTACATTCTCTTGCCCATCTCAACAGCAATTCCCTTAAAGTTTCCAGTATAGACCCTTCCAACCAAAGGATTCTAGAGAAAAatattgaaataaaaacattaaTTCATCCTTGGCTTATTCCTTAGTTGAAGAGAAACTAAATATCTCTTTGCTagcttgtaaacaaaccaactGTATTTAAGCTCACCTTAAACGAAAGAGCTTAAAGAccgattttttcaattccttctATAGTAGATGAAGATGGAAACTATCGCATCGCATAAATTAACaatatgaaaacaaagaaatcttttcgCAAGGAAAAGCAACACTGAACTTCGACCTTTCCAAAGTAAAACAGAGCCCTTCAAAAAGTCGCTTAGTTCGATAGCTTTTACCTTATAAAGTAGTCATATCTTTGCAGGTATATACGTATAATGATGTTGTcattaaaatatatatcgcacttcttttttccttcttctaGAAGACATCTCCGGTTTAATAACtggttttaaaagaatttcaaatTGAACAACGTCTTGCTTTCAGTTTTTCGACCTCTACGTAGCAACATGAAATGTTCATTGATTGTTGGCTCACGTAAAGAGGCCATCGCAATTAATGGTACACCAAATTTTGTAAAGTCAAAACACTTTGAGGGACGGGTAAAGGTACGACTCCGGCACTATGAAGTTCTGGATCACGAGTATTTCTCAAAATCCAACGATACATGCTCTATTATGATTGCTGGAAGGTTTCTTCCTACGCAAGGTGCATTAACAGCCGACGATATTTTGTTTGGTAATCAATTTGAGAAACCCTTAAGAGATATTCTTCCAACTGGATCCTCTTACATGATGAAGGGCCTCAAGCTGGTAGACCCAGCGATTGAGTATGATTTGTACTGTGATCAACCATGGGCATTTTCTCCATTTTATGCGACTATGACAAGGCTTAAAATGGCCAATGCTCAACCGCCTTTGGAGTATTTTTACGAAGATTCTTCggaaagaaggaaggaaatGCAAGATCCTGAAAACCGAAAGAAATTACCGATAAAACCAAACCAATACTTCATCGCTGACTTTTGTAATCCATTTTTTGACCCTAGTTCCATGAGCGTCTCCGTTCCATATACCGGATTGAAGTTTTCTGTCAAAAGTTATTATTCCGGTCAACCTTTGCGATATGTTTGCAAAACTCGGGCAGGGGAACCAATTTTTGCTATAGAGTTTGatttgtaaatatgaaacAGAAGGACTATATATCTTTGAGCAGCTGATACCTAGTCATTTATCTCGTTGATTCAataaaagagagagagagagagagagagagagagagagaaaaagaaaatatgtttcattttgttcCGACGGTCTTTGACAggaaatgataaaaatagaTAGTTATAAGATTACATTATAGTTCAAACAGAGTAACTCTTCAATACTCCAATAGTCTTTGTTCTTCTGTCTTTGTTTCACTTAACTTTCATTAAGCCGGTTTTGTCTGTCAATTGtagcttttccttttttttcttttcatttaaatCCTATTCAAGCTTGTGTTCACTTGTATAGAAATTACTCAAAACATGCCCAATTTCCTATACACGCGGTTCATCAATCCGTTTCCATGAATACCACAGACAAAATTGTTCGATTGCGGCACAATTTAAAATGTCATGTTCGAATTCACTTTAATAAGAAATATCCCGTAGACATCAATGATTTGTTATTCTCTACCCAGCGGGACTTACACGCggttgcttttttaaatcaagGAAATGTTCGCACAGTTTATGGTAAGCAAACGAGTGCAATGGCAAAGATTGAAATTATACTAATAATGGCTACAGATGGAAAAGTAATAGACGTGTATTCCGAAGCTGTGCAAGGACATGCATTGGTGGAAATAGGTCGAAAATTTGTGCAGCCAAAAGAACCacaagatgaagaagacaaagacCAGAAGCCAACGTTGGAACTTCAGTATCAAGGCTCAATGTCAAACAAAGTCGTTCATGTCGCCGTGAAGGGCGCTCTTTCGTCTTCGTCTTGATCAGCAAGCCCACAAATACTTTTCAATGCAACAAACAGTAGCTgtgaaaaataaaaataaaaaccgGAATGACTACTTTACTACTATTTATGGTTATGATTGCTCGCCATATCATGACTTacataacaaaaatatatCAAAATATGAACCTTGTAAAGAATATTTTATTCCATTCCACCCTTGAACCATTATACCgttataatttttcttttctctatAGACCAAAACATAGCAAAAAACAGAGCACGAAATACTGTAGCCGCTACTCTCTATAAATATGCTGCACCAAAATGGAATACCTTGAAAAGCATCCATTCAAGTGAATaagtattttcttctttaacGTTTACGTTGAACAACAGTGAAACCATCGTCGTCAACAGTTGGAGcctttgattctttttgagcAGGCTCCGCAACGTCTTCCTGCATCGATGGTTCTCCTTCGACAAGTTCAGGAACACCAGACTCTGAAGGTTTCGAagttttattgttttctctctcttgcttttcaacCATTGGCTTTCCTAAACGTTCATGGATGTCACGAATGGGATCAAAGTTGTCTTCCAAGGTCGCTTGCCAGATACGGTGCAAATCTTGAGCTAACTAGAAATGAAGCAATTAGTATTTGAAGCTAAAAATGACTTGAAAGAGGGGAAAAGGAATGACATCCATTCTCAAAACCAATTTGCTAGCTAGCTACTTACAATGTAAGGAGAGTCGTCTTCAACAGAACCCACGTTAAACTCGTCCTGGAGAATTTGTAAAATGAGTTCTTCAATATCCCAAGGATCAACGTCTTTTGCAGAGCAGATATAGTCTACTAGTGCTCCGGCCATCCAGTCTCGCTTGTCAGCTGTATCGACATCTGCCCATTCTTCTGCGACAGCTTGTCTCATGATGGGCCAGCAGCACACTAAAACACCAGCAGCATATTCATAATACGTCAACTTCTTTGAAGGATCGTCAAACATGGCGAAGGATGTATTTGAACTTTCAACTTTGGTAACTTTTtacttccaaaaaatgCACTACCAATCGTTGAATAGGTTTACCGAATGTGACTTTATGTGCTTATTATAGATTGCACAGACAAACGAAGTATGGTAACATGCTTAGTGTGGCATTTTCAGTCACAGTAATCTGTAGTGGAAACCAAGTTGAGAACTCTTTGGCCGAGTTGgcatttcttgtttctttctgaATTTCCAAAAGCTAAGTAGTTTTTTGGTcgagaaaatgaagttgaATTACTTTGGAATTGTTATCTCAAATTTTATGCCAAAAACGGCAAAAGTACGCgttgcaaaagaaaagttccATCCagtcatcaaaaaatatgtAACAAAATACCAAAACTATATGGTACAGGATGATCGTGGATGTGGAGTTGGTGATGCTGTAGTTATTCAGCCTTGCAGACCGCGTTCTGCGACAAAGAGATTcgaaattataaaaatactACAAGAAGCAAATCGCGTTTCTCCCAATGCGTTTTCTACATCCAACGAGACACCAACTGAATTAAAATCATAAACTAGCAGAGCTTGAGTACCTTATAAAAGATCCGATCCCCAAAAGTTTTATGTCAATCGTCATGCCTTTGAAGAAACATGAGTAAAGAGGGCCTGTGGTCCTTAAACAAAGAAGTGTGCCATTGGAGACATCTATCGTACAGGTAAATGATTGATTTGAATTgtaaaaagcaattctaTTGTCTGTTTTCACTTGGCTATCGACTTTGaaattattcatttttttgacTCCACAATCGGCATTTTGTAGTTCTTCtacttttgcatttttagGATGTATACGAATGTTTTTCGTACTTTTTTACCTATTCTCTTGACATTCAGATTCAGTTATCTAATGAAGTATGTTAATTAACTAGattgtttataaaaagtaaaaagggCAAGAGTCCAAACAACAAAACTACTACAGAACAGTTCTTCCAGAGGATAATGAATAAACGATTAAACTTACAAGGTGAAAGAATTATATAATAGTATTCAGGGAAGGAATCCTAGTTAACTAAAACTTAAACGTTTCATTCAGCAAAAATAGAAGGGATcaaaaattattcaaaGGTGATACAAGGGTTCGTTGCTCTCATTTAATTACCAAGATTCTTTAGACCCATTTCAACTGCTGCGGAACCCCAGTCATCACCGTGGTTATGGCCGCCATTAAGTCCGGCACGATAAAGGGCTTGCTCTTCATTCAAAACAGTCAAAAGTCCCAAAATCACAGGAATATTGAAGTCGAGGCCAATTCGCATAAGACCATGGACAACAGCTTCGGAAATGTATTCAAAATGCATCGTGGAGCCCTTGATTAAGACACCAATACCGATAACGGCATCATAATGGTTGCTTGCCATGAGAGAACGAATGCCAACGGGCAATTCCCAGCTTCCGGGAACACTGTTGACGTCGATGTTTTCTGCTTTCACTCCATGATGTTGGATCATTTTGTTCACGGCACCCTTTACCAGAGGCTCGATAGCTTGCAAGTTCCAGCGAGCATGGACAATGAGAATTCGAAGATCGGGGCCCTAACATGTTAGCAAATGTTGTTTTTACGAAGACTTTGCAAGCAACGTTTTTTCGTCTGTTCCAAGATTTTTGACTATTGATCTTTGTGCGTCgtccattttttaaaagcaCAGATACTGCTCTATGCTGCCATTTTCaattaagaaaagaaagaaaaacagttGAATACAAGGCCTTTCAATTATCCTTCAAGGGAACCGACGAAATGTACATTGAAAAGTACTAGCACTTACTTGAAGATCAGATGGGTTGGGTCCTTTAATTCCTTCAAACATTTTTTAGGCAATAAAATAAGTAATGAAATCGTGCGTAAATAGGGTAAAGTTGACAGCAGGGAACCTTTTCAATTGTGCTGAAAGGTAAAAGTTGATGATCTGTTAATAAGCACAGTGATCTTCAGAACAAGATGATTTAATATCCGTAAAACGATGGTTTGGTTAGTAAGGCGTTGtgaaaagagaagaacaaaaaaagaaggaaaaatagaaatggaaataaaagataattTAGATTAGAAAGCGCTGAACAACAAAAGGGATTAGTCATTACTGTGATTTTACAGGATTCTTCTCTACCGGTAGAAAGGAGGATACAAGATAAAAAGCtaatgaataaaatgaGAGAGacagaaacagaaaaaaaactaaaataaAGAGACCCTATATTTAAGCATATCATAAACATTAAGCGTAATAGAAAAGTGTTTGATCACatataatagaaaaagaaaccatgAAAGCATACTGGAAAGGTATCTTCAAACTTAATGAAATCGgtttaaaagaataagagaaagaaattgaaactGATGTCAGCAACTTTATGATTTTCtgttcaaattttcatGAAACAAGACAAGGGAATCGGGGAGAAAAATCAATCACCCTCAAATTTGTAGAGATAGTCATAAGCATAGTTGGGCATAAATGATTTCCAATGAATGAGGGCGTATGCTGTCGCCGCACCCTACACAGAGGTCTTTGTCCTTGGAAGACAAATGAAATAAGAAACTTCCCATCACTTGAATCCCTAAACCGTCGACGgtacaaaaacaacaattaAACGATTCGACGTCGATCTAGCCAGCGAGCCCAAACTATAGAAAAAACAGGTTAGTATGTATTCTGCTTTTTCAGAGACATAAAAGGAAAGCCTTTCCCATGAATGAAAGCGATAGCTGACGACTGCTTCTATGTATATACGATAGAGATCGAACTTTACGTACCATGGAAAGCGAATTTTCTTCCTAAAAACTTGCCAGCAATGGGAAATATGACTAGGGACAATAATTGTTCCAACTGCTCTATagattctttcaaatcatCATCTAATTCACTAGAAtaatcatcatcatcagcATCAACTTCTGATGCCGCAGGAGAGTTCAAGTGAAGCAAGTCGGTCATCCTAGTCAATCAAACCACGAAAGTTGATTTCCAAATCAATCAAGCataaaagtgaaaaatAGCTAAACGAGATATACTCTCCTTGTTTGTATACAGTGATGAAGGGAACACTGACGAAAAATAGCAAATCTTGAACTAACGAGGTGAGTAGTTTAAAAGCAAAGTCAGGTCAACAAAGCATGGTGCATTATAGTGGATCAGCGTAGTGCCGTCGGGCTTTAATGATAGAAaattacaagaaaatatttatgttttatgTAAAATCTCTTGCTTGTACACATGCGAAGGGTGTGTGCTCTAACGCAATGTGTCATTTATGAGATGCAATGCTTCAAGATCTTTACGTTTTTAAAGAATACTTCAAATTTCGTAGACCACATGTATCTAAAACAAGATTTTTgttcttccaaaagaaatagcGAATGCTGTTTTTGTCAAGCACATAGATTTCCAcgcaaaaataaaacatttttgtATGTTCATAGCGCATATTACGAGtgaaattattttttttctctttcttttactaagttttctttgtcgAGGGAGAACActctttgtcttttatcTGCCTACTGAAGCCATCACTCCTTTACCGCCGGTGAATGCAATCAAAAGGTGATTCCTTCTTTGTTCCATAATTACATATTCGGCATTTATTGTAGTTGACTTGTCTGAAACGGTTGACTATTCTTGGTTTTTCTGAAATCTTCAAAACTGTTGATTTGACTGACTTTTGCTGCCTTTTACGACGCGCGACGTGATCAACATACAGGTGTTTACGTTTACGTTTTAGTTTCAGTTTCAAAGgatcttttctttttctctatttagaaagaaaaagaagcaaaaacacTACAATATATGTTTCGGAATGCTGGTTCTAAATGCTTGGAGAAGATGAAGGCATAAACAAGCACTGCACTACTTTGACAAAATGGAATCCTATGTTTATTAACGACGTCTACTCTATCGTCTTTAACAACTCTACAATTCGTATGTTTGCTTCTACATCTGCAGGTGGTAGAGAATTGCCGGCATGTTTTATTAACATTTGCTAGAAAGCATAGGCTTCTGGTTTGGACATCCCATTTGCTGGATACAGATCGTAGGATACGTGGTTTCGTTAGATGTctatgaagaaaaatgcaTTTGTATAGGTAGGTGCAAACACTATTATATTCAGGTCGCCGAATCCCTTGTTAACCAGCTCAAAATAAGGGTGAAGCACTTCTCAAACGCATCGTGTAAAATATGATATCTAGATTCTCTTACTAACGCTTGTTTCTAGTTGATGATTGCAGTGGGCAAAGTTTGCGCACCGTCTTCTCTCTGCAGGAGAGACGTTCCGAGGcacaaaaagcaaaaggatTATATCCTGGAACTATTGTTCGCATTGGTGGGAAAATCCAGCGTTCCcgttcttttcaattggTTGCCTATAAGTTAGAGTTACTTGAGGATCCAAATGCTGAATGGAAGGAATGGCTTCAAAGGATCCATTACAGGAAAAATCTACAGAGAACGCAATCGAGTCTCAAATACgtaaacaataaatatGGGGTTCCTTGCAAATCGATCAATTCCAGCAAGCACGCTAAGGTTCTCCTTTCTCACTTGCGCCGATTATGTAAAGCTAATCCAGAGGCTGGCTTCACTATTGAAGAAGTGCttggatttttgaaaatacaTTACCTGGAGCTTCCTTCCATTCCCATTATAGACGTGGAAAGTCAAAGGATGGAGATGTTACATGGGATCGATGAGGAAGCTATACGACTTTCACTTTTATCTCTTGTGCAACATGGGAGAGTTGTATACAAAAAGCCACATAATGTATATCGTTTACTGTATAGTAAAGATGTGATCAGATTTGTGATGCCGATGATGCCTAGTGGACGTCTTGAGGCCCATCGTGTTTTAGATTTGCTTCGTCAAGGAAATGCCATGTTTCAAACAGTTCCCATCTACGCTGTTGCTAAACATATTCGAAAGTTTCTTCGGTGCGCCAGGAGTACCTGGGACGAAATAGAGAAGTATGTTTGGGAACTTCAAAACCATAACTATGTTTTTTCTACCAAGCTAGTGTAATTTATgtatttaaataaaaagatcttaatttaaaagaagaaatcgaaaaaaGCCTCGACATGCAATACTAAAATGCCTACATTACATGAAAGACCACAACTTCAATATAACTTcacgtaaacaaatgcGAAATAAACGATCtaatatacttttttgttttattattcATATAAATTACATTCAAAACATTTCCCTCAATCCATAATATAGGACTCCTATTCTCTTTTGTGCCTtctctccttttttttccaaccGGATATATACCtcttattttcatcttcatcaagCTAGTTACGCGTGGCGCAATGGTAGCGCACCTCATTCCTACTCGGTTTAGAAGCTGACCTGGAATCTGAATAATGAGGAGGCTGCGGGTTCGAGTCCCGTCGTGTAAGTTAaatttttggcttttttttatttgatgaAAACGTAGTTTCATAATATTATCAAAACATTTACAATTAAAAATAACTTACTTCAATTGAATCATCCGAAGAAATACAttatttcattataaaCAATAGTCAAAATTACCATCTCAAACAAGTAAAAACCTCCCAGTAAAGCTAAGTACTAAACTTCTAATCCTATTATTATTGTCGCAATTCATTGCTTTATAGTTCTTTCCATAAAACCTAATAGTTTCTGAATGAATCGCAGACATCGTAGTCCACTTCCTCAAGAATTTATGACCGGCACCCTGCGTCTTCGCCATCATAGTGAACGTCTGAATCGTTTTGAGACGGTTGAAGAAATCGCTCGGCTATAAAACTCATACATAACTGCATCTTCAatgtcttgtttttctcttcctcCATTAATTGAAGGTCGTCAATCTCCATAACTTCATTTGCCatcttttctgtttcatTATGTGATTCTTTTCTGCTGGAAGAATGTTCCTTTTgctgtaaaaaaaaattataatcaTCATCGTCATCACTAAATGgttcataaaataaatcttCGAGTTTCATGATTTTTTCATCTCCTTCATCCCCTTCATCTTCGTCGTCTGAAGTATCGCAATCTGATTCGAGAGGTCGAATGTTTTCGCCGCCATTGGGATATGTGATCGCTTCTTTAGTGGTATATACTCCGGTTGCGCGTGGCAGTTGTGCATTCTGATTTCGCTCTTCCGGGTTTAGTTCGCTTAAAGTGttatcttcttccttttgtaCTGCATCGTCGAGTCCCCAATTTTCTCTCATATGCTCAAGGCATTCAAAAATCAATCTGTTTGAATTTGGAAACATGTCTTTGCCATcgctcttttcttcttcgagGTCGAAGCTATATTTCGGTTCTAATGATAACATATCTCTTTGTTTgtactttcttttggttttgtttgccttgtgttctttttcttcgtaaATTGGTATTATTGGCAACAAACGCGGATCGTCCTCCCATTTGGTGTATCCACTATAagtatcattttcttctgtttgGTCCAAGATGGAACCTTTTTCTAATGTTTCGCTGTctgctttttgttcataaaTTGGGAGGATTGGGAATAAGTTTGGGTTAACGTCTTCTTCAACGTGAGTTTCATGATTGTCATAGTCTCCTCTaagttcattttcaatattAAAAGTGCATTTCTCGGTATCAGTGCTGTTTTTAAGGCTACTTGTTTCAGCTGAGTCTAGgtcgctttcttttgttgagtTTTCAGGAAAGACTTGAGATGACAAGGGATTTCTCTTCGATCCTTCGACTTCTAAAAGTGTTTCTGGATTTAAGtcttgattttgatttttgaagaCGTCCTCCtcgttcttttcatcattatTTAATTCCGTTTCATCGTTGCATTCTATAATTATTCTTGgttcatcttcaaaaattgactTCCAGTAGTCTGTATCTGCATAAGTATCATTTGGTTCGCTTTCATTAATTGTTTCGTCACAGACTTCTTCTaaggtttctttttgagcAATTTTGAGTTTACCAGTTGAGGTTTCGTACTCGAGAAGTCCAGGAAAGAAATCTGTTTTTATACCACTTAGACAGTATAACTTGAATATTTGATTGCAGCAAAATAGTTGGGTGTCTGTACTCAACGCATCATGGAAGTACTCACGTACGATTTGTTGCATCTTGGTACTCCTTCCATTCACAttaaaagatattttttcACCATCTGCCTCGATGTATTGGCCATTGACGAGTGGAGTCAAATGCTCGAGTTCTCCATAATGCCAAATCAATTGCACTTTTCCGTCAAGACAGTAGACATAACCGGTAACTGAGGGGAAATTCTGAAAACAACTTTGATATTCATAAGATTTTAAATTATACACtgagctttcttttgattgAGACCAAGCTTGGAGCGTTTCTTGATAGTCTAAAACCCAAGAGGCataaataattattttttgaagagcaagAATAGTTGTCTTTACCGAGAAGCTAGCGACCTTGTAGAGCAGTTggaatggaaaaagaacagtgattattattgttttcaagaAGGTAGACAGAGCCAAGTATGTAAGAATCGTTATAGTAGAAAAGGTTTTGGCAATCCAAATTAGAGCATTCTGAGAAAAGTTAATAACACTTCCAAggttttgaaagaagcaaaggatGGCCAAGATACAAGATGAAATGGTTAGTGGTTTCAACAAGATATTGCCTATATCAAGGTAAAATTGAATTAGTGAAAAATTGATGTAAAtcattttcgtttcttgGTGAGATTAAGAGGAAGAAATAATTTCGAATGACccatttatattttttttctttaatataaacaaacattgaAACAAAGTTCGTGAAAACAATCACCATCTAGACAACAGTGAGAATTTTGCGtgtagtaaacaaacaaacaaacaagtaagcaatccaaaaataatttttttaaagaaaagcgaaACGAAAATTATACAAAAATTAGTGATCAATCGTTAGTTGATTGAAATCCAGAGACGGGAtataaaagttttcaatgatTGATGCCTCATCATTGGCATTCCGTAAAGCAGCTAAGGGTTTAAGATGAATGATTATATAGctttaattcatttttggtaGTAAAATTATGGAACGGAATGCTATAAGCTAATAGGACCAATTCTTTCCGGTAATCATTTCATAGGCATCCATATACTTTTTACCAGTAGCTTGAATGATATGCTCAGGAAGGGACACTCCAGGTTTACCATTGAGTTTATTAGAGGTAAGCCAATTTCTTAAAAACTGCTTATCAAAGCTGTCCGGAGATGATCCTATCTTGTAGTCAGCAGCGAGCCAAAATCGAGAAGAGTCTGGAGTCAGCACTTCATCCACAAGAACAACCTTGTTTGTTGCCTCATCGACAccaaattcaaatttaGTATCAGCAATAATAATTCCCTTTTGTAATGCAACGTTTCTGGCAACTTTGTAAAGCTCAACTGCAGTTTGAGCAACTTGTTTAGCCAAGTCCTCGCCAATAATGTTACCCATAATATCAGGATGAATGTTCTCATCGTGCCCCTCAGCAGCTTTTGTACTTGGGGTGAAAAGAGGTTCAGGAAAAGCCTCGCCTTCTTGCATATTAGCTGGGACTTGTATTCCATGAAC contains:
- the saw1 gene encoding recombination protein Saw1; its protein translation is MNTTDKIVRLRHNLKCHVRIHFNKKYPVDINDLLFSTQRDLHAVAFLNQGNVRTVYDGKVIDVYSEAVQGHALVEIGRKFVQPKEPQDEEDKDQKPTLELQYQGSMSNKVVHVAVKGALSSSS
- the rib4 gene encoding 6,7-dimethyl-8-ribityllumazine synthase, with translation MFEGIKGPNPSDLQGPDLRILIVHARWNLQAIEPLVKGAVNKMIQHHGVKAENIDVNSVPGSWELPVGIRSLMASNHYDAVIGIGVLIKGSTMHFEYISEAVVHGLMRIGLDFNIPVILGLLTVLNEEQALYRAGLNGGHNHGDDWGSAAVEMGLKNLGN
- the duc2 gene encoding DUF1769 family protein is translated as MKCSLIVGSRKEAIAINGTPNFVKSKHFEGRVKVRLRHYEVLDHEYFSKSNDTCSIMIAGRFLPTQGALTADDILFGNQFEKPLRDILPTGSSYMMKGLKLVDPAIEYDLYCDQPWAFSPFYATMTRLKMANAQPPLEYFYEDSSERRKEMQDPENRKKLPIKPNQYFIADFCNPFFDPSSMSVSVPYTGLKFSVKSYYSGQPLRYVCKTRAGEPIFAIEFDL
- the tsr2 gene encoding rRNA processing protein Tsr2 codes for the protein MFDDPSKKLTYYEYAAGVLVCCWPIMRQAVAEEWADVDTADKRDWMAGALVDYICSAKDVDPWDIEELILQILQDEFNVGSVEDDSPYILAQDLHRIWQATLEDNFDPIRDIHERLGKPMVEKQERENNKTSKPSESGVPELVEGEPSMQEDVAEPAQKESKAPTVDDDGFTVVQRKR
- the stn1 gene encoding telomere cap complex subunit Stn1, with the protein product MLGEDEGINKHCTTLTKWNPMFINDVYSIVFNNSTIQSIGFWFGHPICWIQIVGYVVSLDVYEEKCICIVDDCSGQSLRTVFSLQERRSEAQKAKGLYPGTIVRIGGKIQRSRSFQLVAYKLELLEDPNAEWKEWLQRIHYRKNLQRTQSSLKYVNNKYGVPCKSINSSKHAKVLLSHLRRLCKANPEAGFTIEEVLGFLKIHYLELPSIPIIDVESQRMEMLHGIDEEAIRLSLLSLVQHGRVVYKKPHNVYRLLYSKDVIRFVMPMMPSGRLEAHRVLDLLRQGNAMFQTVPIYAVAKHIRKFLRCARSTWDEIEKYVWELQNHNYVFSTKLV
- a CDS encoding diacylglycerol diphosphate phosphatase — encoded protein: MSVEIREHYEKMKELWILYGDYAVLLLVSLCYFIMDVTMLPFQRQFSLDDLTISHPHAKHERVPTMYLGLITLPLPGLILYGFGRFRKSPLLFWKSLMGLLYSTMISGLIVTVIKNTVGRPRPDFIARCDPLSSSPHTGLVDLHVCTTSWESHTLQDGLRSFPSGHTAFSFAGLGYLSLIIASQLRMFRKKTSSWAIVMPILPLMLATWIGISRNEDYRHHVEDIVVGGFLGMTIAYVCYRQTFPPLNDALANIPYAQLEIDEGNLDSRRVVEEMV
- the mrps17 gene encoding mitochondrial ribosomal protein subunit S17, whose protein sequence is MKLNYFGIVISNFMPKTAKVRVAKEKFHPVIKKYVTKYQNYMVQDDRGCGVGDAVVIQPCRPRSATKRFEIIKILQEANRVSPNAFSTSNETPTELKS
- the mim2 gene encoding mitochondrial MIM complex subunit Mim2, whose product is MTDLLHLNSPAASEVDADDDDYSSELDDDLKESIEQLEQLLSLVIFPIAGKFLGRKFAFHVWARWLDRRRIV
- the ade7 gene encoding phosphoribosylamidoimidazolesuccinocarboxamide synthase, SAICAR synthetase, Ade7, translated to MTVLETSLPEPFKKVASGKVRDLYDCEEFPSCLLFVATDRISAYDVIMNNGIPEKGKILTKISEFWFSLLKEKVQTHIVTSEWNEMPQVIQQHPELKDRCMLVKKFKILPIEAIVRGYLTGSAWKEYQTHGTVHGIQVPANMQEGEAFPEPLFTPSTKAAEGHDENIHPDIMGNIIGEDLAKQVAQTAVELYKVARNVALQKGIIIADTKFEFGVDEATNKVVLVDEVLTPDSSRFWLAADYKIGSSPDSFDKQFLRNWLTSNKLNGKPGVSLPEHIIQATGKKYMDAYEMITGKNWSY